TGGCTGAAAATGAAAAAATGGTGTCAGAAGGACGCCGGAAACCGCCCGTCAGAAAACCTTAAAGTTAAAAGCGGACGCCTAATTTACCAAGTTATGCCCCGTCAGCTTGCTGTTTTCTTTTTTTGAGATAGGCCACGACTTTCCAGATAATAAAACCTGTAAACAGGATGGTGAACGGCGCAGTGTAAAGCACCGCGTATTGACCGATCTTGTCCCAGTTGCTGCCGAGCAGATAGCCAGTGCTCAATAAAAGAATATTCCAGAGCAGCGAGCTGACAAAAGAGGCAGCGAGCACCAGCGGTATTTTCAGATGTAACATGCCGGCCACGATGCAGATAACCGCCCGCGACCCGAAAAGAAAGCGGTTCACCAAAACCGCCATGTAGCCGTGGCCCGAAAACTTCTGGCGCACGGCCTCCATTTCGGAGGGAGGAAACAGTTTGTGAATGCTTCGGGCAAATTTGTGACGCACCTCGCTTTCTCCAGCTGCGTAGAGCTTCAGCCCAA
This portion of the Chlorobaculum parvum NCIB 8327 genome encodes:
- a CDS encoding DedA family protein, whose protein sequence is MPETSSMLESVVAYLQQAEPSSVYAVLFLSAYFENVIPPIPGDVPVALAGYLLTFSHITVSAALFWSTFGSVAGFMTVFLLSRFLGLKLYAAGESEVRHKFARSIHKLFPPSEMEAVRQKFSGHGYMAVLVNRFLFGSRAVICIVAGMLHLKIPLVLAASFVSSLLWNILLLSTGYLLGSNWDKIGQYAVLYTAPFTILFTGFIIWKVVAYLKKRKQQADGA